GGAAATCCGAATGACGTCATCTAGACAAACGAGACAACTGTGCAACTTCAGAGCGAAAAGAACAGTGCCTATCATTTTATGGGACCGAGCTGCTGCAGGAAATTGGTGAAAAGGGAGCAATTAAATAATTACAGGGTCttatgtgccaaaatcacgaatttattatgaggcatgccgtatcgGGGAACTTCGGAATAGTTTGGAGAACCTGGGGTTCCTTATCATAGACCAAAATCTCAGCTCCCGGCTGTTTTCTTACTTCGCTGGCAGCATAAGGCGGCCGCCGAGGCAAAGGGAGCTTGTCGAATTCGTACGTGTTGTAAGGGGTCATCAAATCAGTTTTCTCGCGATCCGTTTCATCAAATTAAAGTTACCAATACCCACTTTTCAAATCTACAGACGGAAAATACTTGACGCTGCGGAGTTTGTCAAGTGGATCATCGATGTGGAGTAGGGGAAGAATAGCTCTTCTGTTTGAAACAATAAAGCTCGCTTCTGTTAGCACAGAAGCCCAGCGTTACGACCGCCGACCACCGCGGAAAATTGGTAGGTTTTATCTCTTTGGGTTGCACATGTAGCGTTCACTGGCATAAATCCGCTAAGGCTGCTGCTCTATGGGCGGGGCGTCGTTATACGTGATTATGCGCTGCTTTAGATTGGCGTTTTGGGGAACCTTCGACGACGACACGAAACACTCATCAAATCGTAGTAGCATTTCATCAGTAGCATTCGTTCATGTTGTCTGCAGGTCTCCATAACGATGAGGTGACGGTGCGTTATCGGAGGTCTATAATAGTACTGCACTTCTAGAGGAAGTATCTGGAGCATTTGCGAAGGAAAAGGTAGCTGGTGAGAGATATATATTCCGGAATGTACGCCTGACCCGTCGGCTCACCCCCGAAGGTTACCGTGTTTAGTTTTCCTGGCAAATGTTTTGCGAGCGACGCTGTGCTGCCACTGCAAAGCTCCGAGAAGTTGCGGAAGATCACTGGGACTTCGGTCGCAGGGACCGAGACATGGCCTGCACCGATAGGTATTATTCTATCACTCTTTGTCTTTCGCCAGAACTCGGCCTTGGTGACTGATGTCCAAACCGTGCAGTTCGAACTGGCGGTGTGAACATTGGCAATTTACATGTGTGGCTTAACCACACTGATGGCAGGGGGGCAGCCTGTCACGTGTACGCCAGACGTCTACGAGCACTCTTCGCTTAGTGATTTTGGCGTTGCGTTATGAAGCACAGGGCGCCGGAATGGGATCCCAGCGGCAGCGACCGCATTTTTACgtgggcgaaacgcaaaaacacccgtgcaaaAAGCGTCCTGTGCCGTGCATTTGATGCACGGTAAAGAATCCGCAGGTCAGCACAAAAAGTCTGTGTAATCTcactaaggcatgcctcataaccgaTATCTCGCTTTTTCCAGGTAAAACCCCTAAATTTCATAATATTCCCAGACATGATATTTTTTCAACAGTCGGCGCCAACCCTCTTTCTGCTGGTTCGGCTGCAATGATAAAAACGTGGCGCGACGCGTAGTGACAGCTAAACGCATTGTAGCGGAAACGGAATGTAGTACAGGTTCCACGCAGGATACCGGCTGGAGCTGTACCTGCTGGACTGGTAGGGTGCGCGTCACAGGATGGCGAGACATGCTGAGCTCGCTGTATTTAGTTTCGGATGAGGCGGAAAATGGCCGTAAGGCCACCACAGCTCGTCGTGCACCACTGAGCGGATGTGGTCACTAAGGCAGTCAATATTGCTTCCGGCAGCTCCAATGGGGTCCATTATTGCAGCAATACTGAATGGCCGGTCGTGCAAAAATGACCgctgctgcagttttttttttccaaaatctAGTTTCGCCACACTCGCCCAGATTGTCTTGGGGGACTTCGGACGAGGCTTGGAAATAGATGTTTCTTAACCCCTCGCATGAGGTGGCGGAGGTTCAGTCCTGTTGGGTTGAGCTCGAAGAAATAGGGGCGCCATGCTCTCAAGGTACGCTGTAACACTTTCTTTCGCCATTCAGATCCGTGAATGAATGGTCCACTCGCTTCGTTCGTGGCTATAAGCGTTGGTGTAGCTTTCAATTAGGTGAAGCCAGAGCTTGCTCGATAATACAAACAGCTCATGGAGTTCTCCTACCAGGTGTGTGGGCCATCCTTTAGGGCGAATTACAGATTCTTCAGCTTAGTTGCATCGTTCCATTTATTGAGCGTAGCAACGCGTTCCAACTGAGCCACCCAGTTCTTTATGTCCTGGAACGTGGAACCATGGAGCACTTTCGAAATTCGTGGATTCTGCAACGTGTAATGTCTTGATGCGGCACCTTGCATGACACTTTGTGTAGTAGCCAAGGCAGCCTCGGAAGCTCTAAGCTAGGGGGGCAATCCTAGACTATTTCTGCTGGCCCGGGGAACAGTTGTCATTGGCATTGGGCTTCTGTTTCTACCATCAAGAGGTATTTGGAACTTCAGGTGGAACTAGCCAATACCTCAACCACTTTATTACGTGCTGCAAAAGGTACCAGTAGAAGCGCCCCACCAACCGAAAGCGATCACAAGATTTAGGTGGTTGAAAAGCACCCAACGACGTCGTGCGCTGGCTTCAAAaagtattcgaaaatatttgtggCATCAGAACTGTGGCATGCGTTCCTTTATTTGTGACACTGTCGTCTCATTATTCAGAAAAGTCTTCCAGACTCCTTAAGGTTATTAGATCAGCATAAAGCACCGGCTTGATGCCCCTTTCCGAAATAATGCAATGTAAATGCAATTGCAATCTAATACGCTTTTATTATACCTAAGTTCATAAAGCGTGCTACAAAAAAAGTGAGCTTTTTAAGAGTGTCGCTCATTTAGCTCTTGGGCTCATACTAGTAGAGCATTCTGTTGCATTGTAtttatcgtaaattgtttttcCGTTCCCACAGAACACATTGAATACGAACAAGCAGCATTGCGGGATGTTGCTCGCGTAACTTTCTTCGACCCAGAGCTCGCACCCTGAAAAAAACGCGAGTCCAGAAATGATTAGCACAAACACATCTACAGAAGTTGATGTATGAGCCATGAATTAAAGCTCCAATAATCTTTTTGCACGACTCTCATACAACTGAAATTGTACGTCATCTACTTAGCAAATAAAAGTATTGATCTAGTTATGTAAGCTATATATCAAGAGGAAAGAAACTCAATATCTCCTATTTTTTGCTCATTTCCTTTGGTCTTTCTCTTTCCTGAATTTGCGTCTGTAACCTTTCTCAATTACCGAGCTATTTCGCGCTTGGAGAGCGGTATTCCAAAAGCCGGAGCATTCTTCTAGTCTAGAGATAATAACCACTGCTTATCTTAGCTCGGGTGCTTTTAAACTCAGCGAGAAAACACGCACTTATACCATgcatattcaaaaaacaattgcACGTTTTTACAAAACGTAAGCGCCTTATAACTGCATACCATCTTGTTGATAAGGCACGTAGAACACATCGCACGTTTTTCCATCAGAAAAGATGAGTGTGTCTGTGAAGTTTTCTGTCACTGCAAAAATAAGAAAGCACAATACCATTGTAAGTAGAATGATGTATAATTCAAAAGTATgccaaataaaaacaaaatgcttTAACTTGATTCATTTTCATGGGGACAATACTATTTGAGATTTTTATGCAAGATATCGTTAAAAGCAAAAAGAGCTGTATTTAGGAGAAATTTCGTGCGCTTGCTTGTGGAAGCCTCATTTCTCTTCCTGTAATATTCAATACTGATAAATTCACAGACATGGAAGGGCATCTAGTACTGGGAATATCAATTTTGCCAGGTTCTGAGAAAAAACCATGTTCTTCTTTGGCAAATTATACATATACAACGTGTTACCCATGAGTTCATTAAAAAGAGTCAAGAGCTAGCACACCCAATTCATTTTTCATGGGTGATAGTAAAGGATTAGTTCTGCTGCTGTCTTATGGAAAAGTTGGATGTACTTACCATAATCTAGGTATTTAATTGCGTTTCTTGTCGTGTTGTAGCCATGGGTGAATACGGCCTGCACTGTTTCTGTTACATTGTAACTGCGAATAACAAATATAATGCAGAGCTTTGTGTGGCGGAAGAAGAGCGGCTCAATAGTGCATGGCGCAAAATAGTCAAAAAGTacattattgcaatagcaaatatatggacacccCAAGCGAAGTTTATTCAGTTGTCGTCAGCATCGGCTCGAGGTTTCGCACATATTTAAGTACATGTATGTTATATGGCACTGCCTGCTATAATACATGCGCTGTGTGCGTGTTATATTGCCCCATTATTCTATCGCTAAGCTGCTCATACCAGGTGTTACAGTCTTGTCAACACCATTCCTCAATATTTCAGAATggtagcccacaaacaaatatcaTGAAACAATACACCGAAAGCGCATGCCTTTGATCTAATATCTTCCCAGAGTTTAAGATATATAAAGTGCACAACAATACCTGAGCTCAACGAATCAAATTATGTATATTCATTGGCGCGGCTGTACAATACCTGGGGGTTAACCTTCGACTAAGGTTTGAAACTTATTCGACAGAGACAAGTGATTATAAATTTACTAAGAAAGATGCAGGCTGGTATTAATGAACGTGAATGAATTTGTCGGTAGCCTTTATTCAAACAGAGGGCCCCTAGCTCAACTGCACGTTCTTACTTAGCTCACGTTTAATTCACACTGCCAACACAGTTACGAGTTTTACGCTTGTGTTCCTACACAATACTATCGCAATCATTGCTTCGCCCGTATAGAGAAACGGTGATATTCAGTGGAAGCAATTGCAAACTCGCATGAAATTGCGTTGTTTTAAACAAAGTCAAATATCATATGCTAACTGTAGGCGTTCATCACGTTAACAGGTTCACAGATATTGAATTTCACAAGATCGCCATTCTAGCACTCGGGTGTTCAACAAACAAACGGCGCACTTCTAGTGTAACGGCCTTAAAGAAGATAGGTAGTTGAATAGGCCAAATTTACGCAAAGCGTATTCCTATTCGGTTTGACATTCACCACGTGGCAAACCGGAATTTTTATTGCAGGGGCGGTTTTTCCCGAGGTCCCTGCTTAGGTCGGTTCCGCAAAATTTAATCTCAACCCAGGTTTGGCTCAACACATCCCAGCACGCATACAATATATCGGTGTATACATATTCTCCGATGTACTCGTAACACTCATGCATTTGTGAGTGTCGCCGGCTCTGTTACCTAAGCGATTCCGCGACGATACAAGAAACGCCTACTCAACGCCTGCATTGCGAGAAATATGCGCATTTGATTGCGATATTTATTAGATAAACAATATGTAATATTTGGGTCTTTCGGACGCTGAAATAAGATAACTAACTTTTCAGTTGTAACTTTTCTTATTCAAAGTGGCGCGTTCATCACAATGCTCCCATTAAACATTTGATTTGCATGTGTTGTCGCATGAGATTTTTGCTTTCCCGCAGGTCTACATGCTGAAGTCGGTGGAGTGCTTGTGTCGCGTGTCTCCACGAAAAAAATAGTTTATTGCCATGTGATTCAAGCTGTCGATGTCTACTCTGCTTCCAAGGGTAATACACATGTCTACtgtatgttggcttcttatatttGACTCATTGGTCGTGCCATCTTCCATAACAAAGCGTACTTCATAATTGGAATAGCTTAAATAGTTTTTTTCTCTAAGTATTTTTTATCATTTTCTTCACTATGACTGTCTATGTATTTGTGTTTTGTTCAAATACAAGGCAATATGTCAGAAGTGGGCCATTTGCTTTCTGACGACACTTCTAGGCTTGCATGAGTGGCATCGTTAAGGATAAACTAATGCGGCAAGTGAAAACCAAACAGTCCTTGTTCATTAAAATTGAAATTTTGCTGAAAAAAACTGAAATTGAGAGCGAAAATTTTGCATTGAGTATTATCCCTATGTATTGCTGATTACGCACACTATATTATAACATGGAGCTGTGCATAGTTAAGTTCTGTTTTTTGACAAAGTAAGACAAAGGACTTTCATCTCTTTTTCTACACGTTCCCGAACCACAAAGCTTACGCGGCAAACTGGCCGAGATTAGGATGGCAGTAATAAGGGCCGCCTGCTGGAGACTATGCTCGCCATAGCTTGAATCGCATGTATTGCTTCCGTCGACTTAGGAATCATTGGCCTCCTTGAACCCCtgcgttcagcgagagcagggggaaagtaaacatgtccgcaatagagcttagtaagaggcgattggaagatttatggaagaaaaaaaacgaaacgacAAAAAGTataggcgtacaaaaacaaacttcacaataggggttcagaaactttggtttgGGGAATTCATCATGGTTTTTATTCctatatcttttttttaatttttcaacaTATGTATTACATTATGCAATAAAATATTGAGAATTTCGTGGCGCAACCAaacaccccgttccaaaggggatgctcataacattcATTCATCCATCTAGCCGACTCTGTGAGACCATAAGCAGCGTTCTTTAGACTTGGGAGGAACACTTCTGGATATAGTTTACTTAATCGTACCAAACAACTTTAGCTTGCACGATAAATAGGGCGGGAAATTCAATATTCTCATGTATAATATTGCGTGCTCATATGAGCTGCTTTAGGTGCTTGCGGAAAGGGGGCGCTCGTAAGTGCTGTTTACAGCAAATGGCTGAGACGAATGAAATGCTTATAGGGGCATGCGCTTGATATTTAATACGTCCAGCCTTATCAAACGCTGGATTCTTGTGACCTGTTAACTCAACGTTCATAACATATGCGAGAGAATATACTTTCGCTCATTCAAGGTTTGTGCGGAATCTTTCACTCATATAATGTTTTTCTAGCTTTACCAgcacctttttttgtgtgtacttTTTGCTGTTTACTTTAGGAACGTCATACACTTTGCAAAGGTTCAATTACGAATCGCTATACGATCTTGTAGCCCTTTCTCGCGCATCACATATTGAAAAATGTGTCTCTTTCAGTTTCAAAAGCCGCATTATAGCTGAGGTCATTCCAAGACACAGGCAATGACGCCTTACTATGTGTAGACGAACTAAATAACATGTTGTTTTCAAATGCAGAATGTTGATTGTAAAGGGAAAGAATTCCAGAGAAGCTATCGCCAGGTTGATGCAGAATCTACTTTCTCAGCAAGGCAGTTGCGGTACTTCACCATTTAACTACTGCGGCGTCATCCCACTGCAGACTTTCTGGTGTATTGCTATGTGCGGAAAATCATCTCTGACATTTGAAATAGCGCCACTCACGGAGAAGGCGTCCGATGAGAAACAATACTTCAGCTGCAGTTATGACGCTGTACGATAGCTTTAGAACAGACATTCTCTTATGCACCTTTAGTGTTTAAAGACTATATCCGAGGGCCGTAATATGATATGAGTAGGAATAACAAGAGGATCTGAGGTGCTAAATTTTTTTTGTAGTCAGAACACTTAGCGCATTTATAATGCGAGAATATATAGCATATTGGAGAGAATCATGGCGCCGCGGTTGCCTAAATTGTTAATAGCTTCTTTTAGCTTTAGCTTATTCCTCGATCTTTGACATATAAATAGAGATATATTTATTGGagtgttttttattcttttcattgCCGATTTTGTGGCGCAGCTGTTACTATAAGGAACGCAAGCACCTCAACTCCGGGCAGAACACAGCAGATAATTTGCTGCTGTAAGAGTATTTCAGCGAGAATTCAATAAAACTGTCTCTCTTCAAAGGGAGAAATCTTATCTGTCATTACGGCCCTGCTCTGATACAACACTTACTATATATGAATTACTAGAGTATTTCTTTCACTTTTATGACATAAGATATACACATCTTAAGACATGCCGGAGTTTTTCAGAGCATTTCTCGTCTTCCATCATCATTGAAAGTAGCACCGCTTAAGGGCCTTGGTTATCATCGGAACTTTACAACATCTGTAAAGCTTTCGCTACGTTACAAGCCATAGCTGCAATGCGGTCAGTTCAACAATATTTGAAGAATTTCTAGTAGTACCTATATTTGACAGACTGCAATGGGGCCTTGTTTTTTTAACTTAATGTCCATGAGTGCCGTATTGTGAAAGAACAATAAATCTTTGAGATAAGCTTTCGTTGCTGTACTGCCGGATAAGTAATATTCTGAATATTCCCAAAGTAGTCTACAAGAAGGAAACACGTCAGCTGTTTTGATAACTTGCGAGGATCATAAGAAATGAAGTGTTTTAAGCTAGGGAATGCTGACTTTGAAGACATAGGTTAGGACATGGCTCGATTTAAAACAATTTGTGGAATGACACCTTGCTAAGCATTCTTTAGCAATACACATTGCTAAAGGGTACTTGCCGAGAAAATAACCATTGTAAACATCTTTAGCAAGGTATATAGATAGGATGGACGATGACGCCAAGCACCCTTTTACTTAAACTTTAAAACTACATATATCTCCTCAGTGATTTCGACTAATCGAGTGAAATGTTTAGATACTCACTATGTATTACCCACGCTAGACGCATTTCTGAACGTGAAAACAGATTTAACTGTGTGAGCTGTGTCATTCTTGTTGGTTTCTTTTACACTCAGGCACTTGAATTGTTGACCCCAGGATCCGGTATCATTTTCGTATGTGGTCTTCGCGAGTACATAAGTCACGTTGCTGTCTTGTCCAATGCTCTGAAAATCGTAGTAACAGCACAAAATGGCAATTAAAATGATAGTCTTGTATCTTGTTTGATATTTCTAAAAAATATTGACTGCCGACTGCTGAATCATTTTGCATAACTTACAAACTAATTCATGCTCTAGTATGTCTCTGCATATCCATGTATTCTTCTGTGAGATGTTAAATAATTAATAGGCCCCGATACTTTGTTGCTGCTCTACCACATTTATTTCACTTTGTGCATTTGGAGCACCGATTACTCAGCGACGAAGGACACGCTCCATAAAAAAATATGCCCTTCTCGGCATTCTCGCATAGAGAGCTGAAACACGGCCAatttccaaataaaaaaaattacttgatTCTCAAATCTATACTATGTGAAATGCCTCGATAAAAGAGTTTTGATACCATCTCACTTATCAGCAGGCTCTAGCTAAGCGAAAAATTTTAGCGTTAAAACGTGTTGCACGAATCTCAAATAAAATGCTCGTAATTTTTGCTGAGGAGAGTTAACAATGGAGTTACAacatcaggggcgctataacgtaaacctattccaaacttttccattccaatATTTCAATCAGCCCTGCGCGAATggttaaaaacttttttgaaccatgGACTgaaggacatgtctcaggttCGGGGAGATAAAGCCGgaagtctttaaattgggttgctgtggtactccgAAGGGATCCATTTTCTtgcctatgttattcaatctggcgatgtcgcAGTTGGCTAATACACCggacactgtccaggatattggctattctatctacctggatgacattactatatgaAGTGTtggtggtagtgatggagagcttgaggctaggctgcagaaggtggtcacgCTTACGGAGCAGTATCTGGGTCTCACGGGGCTCAAGTGCTCCAGTgaaaagtcggagttgttgatcttcagATCTAAGAAGCTAGATCGTAGGCCgaagggttgggtaccggaagttgagccttgcattagaattcatactagggaagggtcggtgatacccaacgttgaagcaatcagggtcctgggttttgtacttgaagcgaacggatcgaacattagaaccattAAAACGAGCATTAGATCGAACATTAGATCATTACATCGAACATTATAACCATCAGAACATTAAAAGAAGACGGAGCGGGCCATAAGAcataagaaggatctctaataggcttacgggtttaggagaagaaggtgcgatgcgctTAGTGCACGCATTTATTaggtgtcatttctcgtatgtggcagctatggtaaattggaataggggggagaaaaataaattgggagcattaatcagaaaagccgtcaaggcggcccttggtctgcctatgactacgtcaaatgatatgttgttacgactgggtttcataatactttagatgaaattgccgaggctcagcgtactgcacagagggagtggttgctaggtacaccagcgggtaggtatattttagagccAATTGAAGAATGGCTGGCTGTATCGCACGATaggcgcccctacacgagtttaacgtgaaccttagggcaaatatcgTGGTTCgcccgtttccgcggaatgtgcaccccgtgcacaatgtagggaggcgggtaccgagagctagggctttgttgcgataggcaaaggatcaggaggaggagtctgcATTTcatgacgccgcatggattaatggtacAAATGCATATTCGGTGGTGGTGGAAGATGGCAAA
The nucleotide sequence above comes from Dermacentor andersoni chromosome 10, qqDerAnde1_hic_scaffold, whole genome shotgun sequence. Encoded proteins:
- the LOC129380729 gene encoding male-specific histamine-binding salivary protein-like, giving the protein MMQVALLLSLFSAAVASSGSGKSADTKPLWVNETLLGRYQDAWKSIGQDSNVTYVLAKTTYENDTGSWGQQFKCLSVKETNKNDTAHTVKSVFTFRNASSVGNTYYNVTETVQAVFTHGYNTTRNAIKYLDYVTENFTDTLIFSDGKTCDVFYVPYQQDGCELWVEESYASNIPQCCLFVFNVFCGNGKTIYDKYNATECSTSMSPRAK